Proteins from a genomic interval of uncultured Desulfuromusa sp.:
- a CDS encoding peptidylprolyl isomerase yields MRQILLLCACFLMLAGVVYADPVVEMKTSLGSIQIELDSTKAPVTVKNFLEYVDRKFYDGTIFHRVIGNFMIQGGGFDKYEQRREPLAPIKNEAGNGLKNQKGSIAMARTGVVDSATSQFFINLVDNDTLNHRGTSSRAFGYAVFGQVVAGMDVVEKIGKVKTIAKSSLFRNYPEPQVIIESVRRVDQ; encoded by the coding sequence ATGAGACAAATATTGTTGTTATGTGCCTGTTTTCTAATGTTGGCAGGGGTGGTTTATGCTGACCCGGTTGTGGAGATGAAAACCAGCCTGGGATCAATTCAGATTGAACTGGATAGTACAAAAGCACCTGTCACGGTGAAGAACTTTCTCGAATATGTTGATAGAAAATTTTATGATGGAACCATTTTTCACCGCGTTATTGGAAACTTCATGATTCAGGGTGGAGGCTTTGATAAATACGAACAAAGAAGAGAGCCTTTAGCCCCTATAAAAAATGAAGCGGGCAATGGTTTGAAAAACCAAAAAGGAAGTATTGCTATGGCCCGGACCGGTGTTGTCGATAGTGCAACAAGTCAGTTTTTTATTAATCTTGTTGATAATGACACTCTTAACCATCGAGGGACGAGTTCAAGGGCTTTTGGTTATGCCGTGTTTGGACAGGTTGTCGCCGGTATGGATGTTGTTGAAAAAATCGGGAAAGTAAAAACAATTGCAAAAAGCTCCCTGTTCAGGAATTATCCAGAACCGCAGGTGATCATAGAATCTGTTCGTCGGGTTGATCAGTAG
- a CDS encoding cold-shock protein codes for MAEGTVKWFNDSKGFGFIEQDNGPDVFVHFSAIQSEGFKSLAEGDRVTFDVIQGDKGPQSANVMKV; via the coding sequence ATGGCAGAAGGTACAGTAAAATGGTTTAATGATTCAAAAGGTTTTGGTTTTATTGAGCAAGACAATGGCCCAGATGTTTTTGTTCACTTTTCAGCGATCCAGTCAGAAGGGTTTAAATCCCTGGCTGAGGGGGATCGTGTTACTTTTGATGTAATCCAGGGAGATAAAGGTCCACAATCCGCGAACGTAATGAAAGTTTGA
- the nth gene encoding endonuclease III, producing the protein MKKTENALRLLRALEAVYPTAHCALNYQNPWQLLVATILSAQCTDKRVNIVTETLFRVFPGPEQMAAATQEEVEDLIRTTGFFRNKAKNLIRCAEQLLVKHQGKVPADLNALVALNGVGRKTANVVLGNAYQIPGMVVDTHVKRLAKRFGWTKSDNPEQIEKELSQLLPENEWTQCSHTLIAHGRACCKAPTPSCSSCPIIELCPRKGVDKSR; encoded by the coding sequence ATGAAAAAAACTGAAAACGCCTTACGGCTATTGAGAGCCCTGGAGGCTGTTTATCCAACGGCCCATTGCGCTTTAAACTATCAAAATCCGTGGCAATTGCTTGTCGCAACGATTTTGTCAGCACAGTGTACCGATAAACGGGTTAATATTGTGACCGAAACATTGTTTAGGGTTTTTCCAGGTCCGGAGCAGATGGCAGCAGCCACTCAAGAGGAGGTTGAAGATTTGATCCGCACGACCGGGTTTTTTCGTAATAAGGCTAAGAATCTGATTCGTTGCGCTGAACAGCTATTGGTCAAACATCAGGGAAAAGTTCCAGCAGACCTCAATGCTCTTGTTGCCTTGAACGGTGTTGGACGAAAAACTGCGAATGTTGTTCTGGGTAATGCTTATCAGATTCCCGGTATGGTTGTAGATACCCACGTCAAACGTTTAGCGAAACGTTTTGGTTGGACAAAATCAGATAATCCGGAACAGATAGAAAAAGAATTGAGCCAATTACTACCGGAAAATGAATGGACTCAATGTAGTCACACCCTTATTGCCCATGGTCGCGCCTGTTGTAAAGCACCAACCCCCTCGTGCAGTTCCTGCCCTATTATTGAACTCTGTCCTCGTAAGGGTGTAGACAAATCCCGATAA
- a CDS encoding SO_0444 family Cu/Zn efflux transporter — translation MALFEKILLESWNVLCLSAPYMLLGFFVAGLLKAFIPDNFIAHHLGRENRSSIVKAALFGVPLPLCSCGVLPAAAGIRKQGASKGATTAFLISTPETGVDSISVTWALLDPLMALLRPLSAFLTALFTGQIVRIFDPDGQVEDKQLLADSLGATTPACCCEPKAFLPIKKPGMWERLQGGMQFSFGTLFRDISGWFFLGVGIAGMITVFVSPELLDRWLGNPIIAMFAMLIIGIPLYVCATASTPIAAALVLKGLNPGAALVFLLAGPATNAAALSVISKILGTKSTIIYLSGIIVSSLLLGFAVDGVYSLTNLTAGWQAITHEDHRSFVGTLSALILFGLVLFQKGGGKSADVGCECH, via the coding sequence ATGGCTCTGTTTGAAAAAATACTTCTTGAAAGCTGGAATGTCCTGTGTCTGTCAGCACCTTATATGCTTCTGGGTTTCTTTGTTGCAGGATTACTTAAAGCTTTTATCCCTGATAATTTTATTGCCCACCACCTTGGTAGGGAAAATCGATCAAGTATTGTTAAAGCCGCTTTGTTTGGAGTTCCTCTCCCTTTGTGCAGTTGCGGTGTTCTTCCGGCTGCAGCCGGTATTCGTAAGCAGGGAGCCAGCAAGGGGGCAACAACAGCATTTTTGATTTCGACCCCTGAAACCGGAGTGGATTCAATTTCTGTGACCTGGGCTCTTTTAGATCCTTTGATGGCTTTGTTAAGGCCTTTGTCCGCTTTTTTAACGGCGCTTTTTACCGGGCAAATTGTTCGTATTTTTGATCCGGATGGTCAAGTCGAGGATAAACAATTGTTGGCCGATTCACTGGGGGCGACTACACCAGCTTGCTGTTGCGAACCAAAAGCTTTTCTTCCAATAAAAAAACCAGGGATGTGGGAACGTTTACAGGGGGGGATGCAATTTTCATTTGGCACTTTGTTCAGAGATATCTCCGGCTGGTTCTTTTTGGGGGTGGGAATCGCCGGAATGATTACTGTCTTTGTGTCACCGGAACTGCTTGATCGCTGGCTTGGAAACCCCATCATTGCAATGTTTGCTATGCTGATCATTGGTATTCCTCTTTATGTGTGTGCAACAGCATCCACCCCGATTGCTGCAGCATTGGTTCTCAAAGGTCTGAACCCTGGAGCTGCACTTGTTTTTCTTCTGGCTGGACCAGCCACAAATGCAGCAGCTCTTTCAGTTATTTCTAAAATTCTAGGTACAAAATCGACCATCATTTATCTCTCCGGTATTATTGTGTCTTCCCTTCTGCTCGGTTTTGCTGTTGATGGAGTCTATTCACTGACCAATTTGACGGCTGGTTGGCAGGCAATAACTCATGAAGATCACAGGAGCTTTGTTGGAACGTTGAGTGCGTTAATATTGTTCGGACTGGTTTTGTTTCAAAAGGGTGGCGGGAAAAGTGCAGATGTCGGTTGTGAATGCCACTGA
- a CDS encoding NAD(P)H-dependent glycerol-3-phosphate dehydrogenase translates to MEKKIAVIGAGSWGTTLANLLANKGCQVTLWCYEKDLAPRIEKNRINDLYLPEVNLSENLRATNDLKSAIADKQLLLFVTPSQSTRHVLQEMLPNLKPETIIVSASKGIENDSLMLLSQVFEDLLPEKMHSQLGFLSGPSFANEVSSGMPTAVVAASRDAAVATEIQKIFSTEVFRVYTHNDIIGVELGGAMKNVIALAAGVADGLGFGHNTRAALITRGLAEMTRLGIKLGGTAETFAGLAGMGDLVLTCTGDLSRNRSVGIELGKGRKLDEILGGMQMIAEGVKTTLSAYQLADRLGVDVPIIEQMYLILYQNKDPRKAVSDLMLRDLKPEGI, encoded by the coding sequence ATGGAAAAAAAGATTGCTGTTATTGGTGCCGGAAGTTGGGGAACAACATTAGCCAACCTGTTAGCAAATAAAGGTTGTCAGGTCACACTCTGGTGTTATGAAAAAGATCTGGCACCACGTATCGAGAAGAACCGCATTAATGATCTTTATTTACCAGAGGTGAACCTGTCTGAAAATTTACGGGCAACCAATGATCTGAAATCGGCAATAGCCGATAAGCAGTTGTTGTTATTTGTGACCCCTTCTCAATCAACTCGCCATGTATTGCAAGAAATGCTTCCCAACCTCAAACCTGAAACGATTATTGTCTCCGCGTCTAAAGGAATTGAAAATGACAGTCTGATGCTGTTGTCTCAGGTTTTTGAAGACCTTCTCCCAGAGAAAATGCACTCCCAGCTTGGGTTTCTTTCCGGTCCTTCTTTTGCCAATGAAGTAAGTTCCGGTATGCCGACAGCTGTTGTTGCCGCTTCTCGGGATGCTGCTGTTGCAACAGAGATTCAAAAGATATTCAGCACAGAGGTTTTTCGGGTTTATACCCATAATGACATTATCGGTGTTGAACTTGGTGGTGCAATGAAAAATGTGATTGCCCTGGCTGCCGGTGTTGCTGATGGTCTAGGATTTGGGCATAATACCAGAGCAGCACTGATCACTCGTGGTTTGGCGGAAATGACCCGTTTGGGGATAAAACTCGGCGGAACAGCAGAAACTTTTGCGGGCCTGGCGGGAATGGGTGATCTGGTCCTGACTTGTACCGGCGATTTGTCACGAAATCGCAGTGTCGGTATTGAATTGGGTAAAGGGCGAAAGCTTGATGAAATTCTTGGTGGTATGCAGATGATCGCGGAAGGGGTTAAAACAACCCTCTCGGCTTATCAACTCGCGGATAGGTTAGGGGTTGATGTACCCATTATTGAACAGATGTATCTCATTCTTTATCAAAATAAGGATCCTAGAAAGGCCGTCAGTGACTTGATGTTGCGAGATTTAAAGCCTGAAGGGATTTAG
- a CDS encoding metalloregulator ArsR/SmtB family transcription factor: MEKMDDACQVECVHADNVAQVHAKMESDEKLFELAELFKAFGDSTRIRILHALSFSELCVCDLASILSMSSSAVSHQLRVLRGQKIVKYRKDKKNVIYSLVDSHVSTLLDQGLQHVKE, from the coding sequence ATGGAAAAGATGGATGACGCTTGCCAGGTTGAGTGTGTTCATGCCGACAATGTTGCCCAAGTGCATGCGAAGATGGAGTCAGATGAAAAATTATTTGAGTTGGCGGAGCTGTTTAAAGCCTTTGGGGATTCAACCCGAATTCGGATTCTCCATGCACTCTCTTTTTCTGAGCTTTGCGTCTGTGACCTGGCCTCCATTTTGAGTATGAGTTCTTCAGCAGTAAGTCACCAGCTTCGTGTTTTACGGGGACAAAAAATTGTTAAATATCGGAAAGATAAAAAAAATGTCATTTACAGCTTGGTCGATTCACATGTTTCGACTCTGCTGGATCAGGGACTTCAGCATGTAAAAGAATAA
- a CDS encoding AAA family ATPase — MYIRRIEADNFRNLKKIIIEPNKKLNFIYGNNAQGKTNLIELIYFSSLYKSFRTNKNIDLINIDSDKLKINLEVINNNVNNNVKIKFDNKNKKNIFINNKKPESNVFYKILNSIIYYPDEIIYLKSYPLYRRNLIDRSIFFINNEYINLFKKYIKCLKQRNIFLN, encoded by the coding sequence ATGTATATTAGAAGAATAGAAGCAGATAATTTTAGAAATTTAAAAAAAATTATAATTGAACCTAATAAAAAATTAAATTTTATTTATGGTAATAATGCTCAAGGGAAAACTAATTTAATTGAACTTATATATTTTTCTTCACTTTACAAGAGTTTTAGGACTAATAAAAATATTGATCTTATTAATATTGATAGTGATAAACTAAAAATTAATTTAGAAGTAATAAATAATAATGTAAATAATAATGTAAAAATAAAATTTGATAATAAAAATAAAAAAAATATTTTTATAAATAATAAAAAACCTGAAAGTAATGTTTTTTATAAAATATTAAATTCAATTATTTATTATCCTGATGAAATAATTTATTTAAAATCATATCCACTTTATAGACGAAATTTAATAGATAGATCTATTTTTTTTATAAATAATGAATATATAAATTTATTTAAAAAATATATAAAATGTTTAAAACAAAGAAATATCTTTTTAAATTAA
- the gyrA gene encoding DNA gyrase subunit A translates to MLSEQNKVTVNIVDEMRKSYMDYAMSVIIGRALPDVRDGLKPVHRRILYAMYDLNNDFNKPYKKSARVVGDVIGKYHPHGDTAVYDSIVRMAQDFSMRHPLVDGQGNFGSVDGDSAAAMRYTEIRMDRLAHELLNDIDKETVAFGPNYDDSLEEPLVLPCKYPNLLVNGSEGIAVGMATKIPPHNLGEVIDGLIALIDDPRISIEELIEKIPGPDFPTAGFINGKDGIHEAYKNGRGIVQMRARALVEIDRRSGREAIVITELPYQVNKARLIEKIAELVKNKKIEGISDLRDESDREGMRIVVELRRDMIPGVVLNQLYKMTVMQSSFGIIMLAIVSGQPKVLNLREVLDCFVDHRREIVTRRCVFELKKAEARAHILHGLKLALENLDEVIKIIKGSATPAEAKQGLISRFSFSEIQAQAILDMRLHRLTGLEQGKILEELTQLLAQISRLKEILASEIEILNIIKQELVELKDKFANPRRTEILDRSADLTLEDMIVEEDMVVTVTHGGYIKRNAVSLYRAQRRGGKGKTGIKPKEEDFVENLFIASTHAYILIFTNLGKVYWLKVHEIPQGGRSSRGKAIVNLLQLAPEEKVMTILPVTKFEKDQFIVTATARGVIKKTELMAYSHPRTGGIIALTIDEGDSLIEARLTNGERDLLLASRKGKSIRFPESDVRAVGRPARGVRGITLDADDEVIGLQSVAANTALALVTVTENGYGKRTDIGEYRVQSRGGKGVITIKTSVRNGCVVAIKMVENESDLMFITNRGKLLRTNVKNIRSIGRNTQGVRMMVLEEDELIVSVAKLAEKDTVDGVASAEEAIEAGVETTGNPEEEV, encoded by the coding sequence ATGTTGTCAGAGCAGAACAAAGTTACAGTAAATATTGTAGATGAAATGCGTAAATCCTATATGGATTATGCAATGAGCGTCATTATTGGTCGGGCTTTACCCGATGTTCGTGACGGACTGAAACCTGTCCATCGACGTATTTTATACGCCATGTATGATCTTAATAATGATTTTAACAAGCCTTATAAAAAATCGGCGCGTGTTGTTGGTGATGTTATAGGTAAATACCATCCACATGGTGATACTGCCGTTTATGATTCAATTGTCCGAATGGCACAGGATTTTTCCATGCGCCACCCCTTGGTTGACGGTCAGGGAAATTTTGGTTCAGTCGATGGTGATTCTGCTGCAGCGATGCGTTATACCGAAATTCGGATGGATCGACTTGCCCATGAATTGTTGAACGACATCGATAAAGAAACGGTTGCTTTTGGTCCTAACTATGATGATTCATTGGAAGAACCTTTGGTTCTTCCTTGTAAATATCCAAACCTTCTGGTTAATGGTTCAGAGGGGATCGCCGTAGGGATGGCAACCAAAATTCCTCCCCATAATCTGGGGGAGGTGATAGATGGTCTTATCGCTCTGATTGACGATCCACGTATCAGCATAGAAGAATTGATAGAAAAAATTCCTGGTCCCGATTTTCCGACTGCCGGGTTTATTAACGGAAAAGATGGTATTCATGAAGCCTATAAGAATGGCCGCGGCATTGTTCAAATGCGTGCCAGAGCACTGGTTGAGATTGACCGGCGTAGTGGTCGAGAAGCCATCGTTATTACCGAATTACCCTATCAAGTTAATAAAGCTCGCCTGATTGAAAAAATTGCTGAACTGGTTAAAAACAAAAAAATCGAAGGAATTTCTGATCTACGAGATGAATCAGATCGCGAAGGGATGCGAATAGTTGTTGAGTTGCGGAGAGATATGATTCCAGGAGTTGTTTTGAATCAACTTTACAAGATGACAGTGATGCAAAGCTCTTTTGGTATCATCATGCTTGCGATTGTTTCCGGTCAACCCAAGGTTTTAAATTTACGCGAAGTTCTTGATTGTTTTGTTGATCACCGTAGAGAAATAGTAACGCGCCGTTGTGTTTTTGAGCTCAAGAAAGCAGAAGCACGAGCCCATATTCTTCACGGACTGAAGTTGGCGTTAGAAAATCTGGATGAAGTCATCAAGATTATCAAGGGGAGCGCGACTCCCGCTGAAGCCAAACAAGGATTGATATCTCGATTTTCTTTTTCAGAAATTCAGGCGCAGGCAATTCTGGATATGCGCCTGCATCGTTTGACTGGCCTTGAACAGGGAAAAATACTAGAAGAATTAACCCAACTTCTTGCTCAGATCAGTCGTTTGAAAGAAATTCTTGCGAGTGAAATAGAGATTCTCAATATCATTAAGCAGGAACTTGTTGAGCTGAAGGATAAGTTTGCAAATCCGCGCCGGACAGAAATTCTTGACAGAAGTGCCGACTTGACTCTTGAGGATATGATTGTTGAAGAAGATATGGTTGTGACCGTAACCCATGGTGGTTATATAAAACGGAATGCCGTATCGCTGTATCGCGCTCAAAGAAGAGGGGGAAAAGGTAAAACAGGAATAAAACCAAAAGAAGAAGATTTTGTTGAAAACCTGTTTATTGCCTCAACTCATGCCTATATTCTTATTTTTACCAATCTGGGAAAAGTTTATTGGCTCAAGGTTCATGAAATTCCACAAGGGGGGCGTTCTTCGCGTGGAAAGGCAATCGTTAATTTACTGCAACTGGCTCCTGAAGAAAAAGTTATGACCATTCTTCCGGTCACAAAATTTGAAAAAGATCAATTTATTGTGACGGCAACAGCCCGGGGAGTGATCAAAAAAACTGAGTTAATGGCTTATTCCCACCCGCGCACCGGCGGTATTATCGCTTTGACTATTGATGAGGGTGACAGTTTGATTGAGGCTCGCTTGACCAATGGAGAGCGCGATCTTCTGCTGGCAAGCCGTAAAGGTAAATCGATCCGTTTTCCAGAATCTGATGTTCGTGCCGTCGGCCGGCCAGCCCGTGGTGTTCGCGGGATAACTCTGGATGCTGATGATGAAGTTATCGGACTCCAATCGGTCGCAGCAAACACCGCCCTAGCATTGGTCACAGTCACAGAAAATGGATATGGTAAACGAACTGATATTGGTGAGTATCGGGTACAGAGTCGAGGGGGAAAGGGTGTTATCACCATTAAAACCAGCGTGCGAAATGGTTGCGTTGTGGCTATCAAGATGGTGGAAAATGAGTCCGATCTGATGTTTATCACCAATCGGGGTAAGCTTTTGCGCACCAATGTAAAAAATATTCGCTCCATAGGCCGAAATACACAAGGGGTTAGAATGATGGTGCTGGAAGAAGATGAGTTGATAGTTTCAGTTGCCAAACTTGCAGAGAAGGATACGGTGGATGGAGTTGCATCGGCTGAAGAAGCAATTGAAGCAGGAGTTGAAACAACAGGAAACCCGGAAGAAGAGGTTTAA
- a CDS encoding tetratricopeptide repeat protein: MELHRLKKQLKQELKQQETRKKRFNLKRWIFAVAGIVMLLVVCFPFYRKQQLTAPQRLFSEAVELESLRNTTAAEKKYREVYQNYPQSQEAAESLFRIGNIWRFDHQDMQKALLNYLKLEHDYPHNPLVLPAREEAARIVKYTQRDYSRAIEFYQRLLDFNAGNPAQYYYEIADCYFYLENYSQARIELESLLEKYPQSDLAPDALYRKARILILEGLTEEARRDWLDIIERYPGSKHRTQAEFDLAKILEEEGSLQEALQHYQQLVGKLEPALLEEKIKHLEQRIEEKREAI; this comes from the coding sequence ATGGAGTTGCATCGGCTGAAGAAGCAATTGAAGCAGGAGTTGAAACAACAGGAAACCCGGAAGAAGAGGTTTAACCTCAAGAGATGGATTTTCGCTGTTGCCGGCATTGTGATGTTGCTGGTTGTTTGCTTTCCTTTCTATAGGAAGCAGCAACTCACAGCGCCACAGCGGCTGTTTTCTGAAGCCGTTGAGTTAGAGAGTCTAAGGAATACAACCGCGGCTGAAAAAAAATATCGGGAAGTTTATCAAAACTATCCCCAATCACAAGAAGCGGCGGAATCTTTATTCAGGATAGGAAATATTTGGCGATTTGATCATCAAGACATGCAAAAAGCCCTGCTCAATTACCTGAAATTAGAGCATGACTATCCTCATAACCCACTGGTTTTACCTGCTCGTGAAGAAGCGGCACGGATAGTAAAATATACACAGAGAGATTATTCTCGGGCGATTGAGTTTTATCAACGTTTACTTGATTTCAATGCAGGAAATCCGGCTCAATATTATTATGAAATAGCAGATTGTTATTTTTATCTTGAAAACTATTCTCAAGCACGAATAGAGCTGGAATCACTACTGGAAAAATACCCGCAAAGTGACCTCGCTCCCGATGCTTTATACCGGAAAGCCCGAATTCTAATTCTTGAAGGTCTAACAGAAGAAGCACGCCGGGATTGGCTTGACATAATAGAACGTTACCCCGGCAGTAAACATAGGACTCAAGCTGAATTTGATCTGGCTAAAATTCTAGAAGAAGAAGGTTCTCTACAGGAAGCCTTACAACATTACCAGCAATTGGTAGGAAAGTTAGAGCCTGCGTTGTTGGAAGAAAAAATAAAACACCTGGAACAGCGGATTGAAGAGAAAAGAGAGGCTATCTAG
- the acnA gene encoding aconitate hydratase AcnA, whose translation MGNSFNTAKHLQVAGNQYRYHSLKDFAAAGSYNLDRLPFTIKVLLENLLRKEDGDTVKRSDIEAVAAWSPDQDQSGEISYSPARVLMQDFTGVPAIVDLAAMRDSVARNGGDPAKINPQIPVDLVIDHSVMVDYFGQTGALADNVKKEMERNRERYAFLRWGQNAFDNFRVVPPGTGICHQVNLEYLAQAVWSQTVDGEVWAYPDTLVGTDSHTTMINGLGVLGWGVGGIEAEAAMLGQPISMLIPEVVGFRLSGSLSEGITATDLVLTVTQMLRTHGVVGKFVEFFGSGLSQLPLADRATIANMAPEYGATCGFFPIDQITLDYMTLSGRSAETVALVESYCKEQGLWRSNDLPDPTYSAVLELDLTTVKPSLAGPKRPQDRVLLENMRIETEKVLPEVDRDKGVAIANSNDLLNHGDVVIAAITSCTNTSNPAVMMAAGLVAKKAVEKGLSQKSWVKTSLAPGSKVVTDYLAKAGLQSYLDQLGFNIVGYGCTTCIGNSGPLTGPIAEAIDANDMSVCSVLSGNRNFEGRIHAQVKSNWLASPPLVVAFALAGTTRIDLTSEPIGNDSSGQPVYLKDIWPSNEEVAEMVALVNAQMFLKEYAAVFSGDESWQNLAIPDGLTYSWEPDSTYIRLPSFFDHLEVSKSYPGIKDARVLALLGDSITTDHISPAGSIKAASPAGEYLQQHGVKEQDFNSYGSRRGNHEVMVRGTFANIRLRNKMVPGTEGGVTKHLPDGAEMSIFAAANNYRSENTPLVVIAGKEYGTGSSRDWAAKGTQLLGVKAVIAESYERIHRSNLVGMGVLPLQFVDGKSADSLQLDGSETISLPSVESLQTKQLLTVTINRADGSKESVDLLCRLDTDQEVLFFQSGGILNHVLLELMK comes from the coding sequence ATGGGCAACTCATTTAACACGGCAAAACATCTACAAGTAGCTGGAAATCAATATCGATATCATAGCTTAAAGGATTTTGCTGCAGCAGGTTCCTACAATCTGGATCGGCTTCCTTTCACAATTAAGGTCCTTTTGGAGAACCTCCTCCGTAAAGAAGATGGAGACACTGTTAAACGCAGTGATATTGAAGCGGTTGCGGCCTGGAGTCCGGATCAGGATCAGTCCGGAGAAATTTCATACAGTCCGGCACGAGTTTTAATGCAGGATTTTACCGGGGTACCCGCTATTGTTGACCTTGCCGCCATGCGCGATTCAGTGGCCAGAAACGGCGGTGATCCCGCAAAAATTAATCCGCAAATCCCTGTTGATCTCGTGATTGATCACTCTGTTATGGTGGATTACTTTGGTCAGACCGGAGCTCTGGCCGATAATGTGAAAAAAGAAATGGAGCGTAACCGGGAGCGCTATGCGTTTTTACGCTGGGGACAGAATGCTTTTGACAATTTTCGCGTCGTGCCGCCGGGAACCGGTATCTGCCATCAAGTGAATCTGGAATATCTGGCTCAAGCGGTCTGGAGTCAGACGGTTGATGGTGAGGTCTGGGCTTATCCTGATACCCTGGTTGGAACCGACAGTCATACAACAATGATCAACGGTCTTGGTGTTCTTGGTTGGGGAGTCGGTGGAATCGAAGCAGAGGCTGCGATGCTTGGACAACCGATCTCAATGCTGATTCCAGAGGTTGTGGGTTTTCGTTTGTCTGGAAGTTTAAGTGAGGGAATTACAGCAACAGACTTGGTGTTGACGGTTACCCAGATGTTGCGTACTCATGGGGTTGTTGGCAAGTTTGTAGAATTTTTTGGATCGGGCCTGTCGCAACTGCCTCTGGCCGATCGTGCAACGATTGCGAACATGGCGCCTGAGTATGGTGCGACCTGTGGTTTTTTCCCGATAGATCAGATCACCCTCGATTATATGACCTTGTCCGGACGCAGTGCTGAAACGGTGGCACTGGTTGAGAGTTACTGCAAAGAACAGGGGTTATGGCGAAGTAATGATCTTCCTGACCCAACATACAGCGCTGTGCTTGAGCTGGATCTGACAACCGTAAAGCCCAGCTTGGCTGGGCCCAAAAGACCGCAGGATCGGGTTCTCCTTGAAAATATGCGGATTGAAACCGAGAAAGTGCTTCCTGAGGTTGACCGGGATAAAGGGGTCGCAATAGCCAACAGCAATGACCTGCTTAATCATGGTGATGTTGTTATTGCTGCTATTACCTCTTGTACCAATACGTCTAACCCCGCAGTTATGATGGCTGCAGGGTTGGTTGCAAAAAAAGCAGTTGAAAAAGGGTTAAGTCAAAAATCCTGGGTTAAGACATCATTGGCACCCGGATCAAAGGTTGTTACCGATTATCTCGCTAAAGCAGGTTTGCAGAGCTATCTGGACCAGTTAGGTTTCAATATTGTCGGCTATGGCTGTACCACCTGTATCGGTAATTCCGGGCCGTTAACCGGACCAATTGCAGAGGCGATTGATGCTAATGATATGAGTGTCTGCTCTGTTCTTTCGGGGAACCGTAACTTTGAAGGGCGGATTCATGCTCAGGTGAAGTCAAACTGGCTGGCATCCCCGCCGCTGGTTGTCGCTTTTGCTTTGGCAGGAACAACCCGCATTGACCTCACCAGTGAACCGATCGGCAATGACAGCTCTGGACAACCGGTTTATCTGAAAGATATCTGGCCCAGCAACGAAGAAGTGGCCGAAATGGTTGCTTTGGTCAATGCGCAAATGTTCCTGAAAGAGTATGCGGCTGTCTTTTCCGGTGATGAAAGCTGGCAGAATCTTGCCATTCCAGATGGGTTAACATATTCCTGGGAGCCCGACTCAACCTATATACGACTACCTTCTTTCTTTGATCACCTCGAGGTTTCAAAATCCTATCCAGGTATCAAAGATGCCAGAGTGCTTGCTCTGCTGGGAGATTCGATAACGACGGATCATATTTCTCCGGCTGGTTCGATTAAAGCAGCAAGTCCAGCGGGTGAATATCTTCAACAGCATGGAGTCAAAGAGCAGGATTTTAACTCATATGGGTCACGTCGTGGTAACCATGAAGTAATGGTTCGGGGGACCTTTGCGAATATCCGGTTGCGCAATAAAATGGTCCCCGGCACGGAAGGCGGGGTAACGAAACATCTTCCTGATGGTGCTGAAATGAGCATTTTTGCTGCAGCTAACAACTACAGGAGCGAGAATACCCCACTGGTTGTTATTGCCGGTAAAGAGTATGGCACAGGGTCCAGTCGCGACTGGGCGGCTAAAGGAACTCAACTGCTGGGAGTAAAGGCTGTTATTGCAGAGAGCTATGAACGAATTCACCGCTCTAATCTTGTGGGTATGGGGGTTCTACCGCTACAGTTTGTAGATGGAAAGTCTGCGGACAGTTTGCAATTGGATGGCAGTGAAACCATCAGCTTGCCGAGCGTTGAGAGTTTGCAGACAAAGCAACTTTTAACTGTAACGATCAACCGTGCTGATGGCAGCAAAGAAAGTGTGGATCTTCTCTGTCGTTTGGATACAGATCAGGAAGTCCTGTTTTTCCAGAGTGGCGGAATCCTTAACCATGTGTTATTGGAATTAATGAAATAA